The following coding sequences are from one Candidatus Thorarchaeota archaeon window:
- a CDS encoding tetratricopeptide repeat protein — MTSETIKDAKRALAECRFEDAISILEDNLDEDDTDPDTLVLLGIAYVQAEDAEKAVNVLRTADELLEEHCVVSLFLGRALEALGELDEAEIHLRRAIRLDPDEPEAWKDVGRILLAQKRYAELIETTREAVSQFSDNAYLRSLYAIGLYRLGDYTGACRQWYEVYKRRPESLLALSNFAYMLLKQKRTRKVKTYIEQAIRINPEDSRTLFLQGELYFQQGNYQKAKKFFEQALDKQKTNLTPLSRLAVIAYREGKKEKCDDLIAQVREIGKDNPHSWKVLAYIYEELEEYDKLVDCLLEFVSDNHCSAAPWVKLATAYEKLGLADEAEHAWTMSFKLRRYVKIHCRHCGTYLRLPYEKQEGFDIHRNRNCLECNSVIPMPDALADI; from the coding sequence GAGGATAATCTCGATGAGGATGATACGGATCCCGATACACTGGTTCTTCTTGGGATTGCTTATGTCCAAGCCGAAGATGCTGAGAAAGCAGTTAACGTTCTGAGGACGGCTGATGAACTACTGGAAGAACATTGTGTGGTTTCACTCTTTCTTGGTCGTGCACTTGAAGCTCTCGGTGAACTTGATGAAGCAGAAATCCACTTGAGACGAGCCATTCGCCTTGATCCCGACGAGCCTGAAGCGTGGAAGGATGTAGGCAGAATTCTTCTGGCACAGAAACGCTATGCTGAACTGATTGAAACAACCCGAGAAGCAGTGAGCCAGTTTTCTGATAATGCCTATTTGCGCAGTCTTTACGCAATAGGACTTTACAGATTAGGAGATTATACTGGTGCTTGCCGCCAATGGTACGAGGTTTACAAGAGACGCCCCGAGTCTCTCCTGGCATTGTCGAACTTTGCATACATGCTTCTGAAGCAAAAGCGCACCAGAAAGGTGAAGACTTACATCGAACAGGCAATAAGAATCAATCCAGAAGACTCTCGAACCTTGTTCTTACAGGGTGAATTGTATTTCCAACAGGGAAACTATCAAAAAGCCAAGAAATTCTTTGAACAAGCACTGGATAAGCAAAAAACGAACTTGACTCCTCTTTCAAGGTTGGCAGTTATCGCCTATCGTGAGGGAAAGAAAGAGAAGTGCGATGATTTAATCGCTCAGGTTCGTGAGATCGGGAAAGATAACCCTCATTCTTGGAAAGTGCTTGCATACATCTATGAAGAGCTTGAAGAATATGACAAACTCGTTGATTGTCTGCTTGAATTTGTTAGCGACAATCATTGTTCAGCTGCTCCTTGGGTGAAATTGGCCACAGCATACGAGAAGCTGGGATTGGCTGATGAAGCTGAACACGCTTGGACTATGTCTTTCAAGCTACGTCGGTATGTCAAGATTCATTGTAGGCACTGTGGAACCTACCTCCGGTTACCCTATGAGAAACAGGAGGGCTTTGATATTCATCGAAATCGAAACTGCCTAGAATGCAATTCCGTTATTCCAATGCCTGATGCACTTGCTGATATCTGA
- a CDS encoding NUDIX hydrolase: MDSRKYPPRPLPGVGAIVVGSNGILLVKRDKDPGEGLWSIPGGLIELGETQEDAVVREVLEETGIHVELLALLSTADLIIPDGDENIKFHYVLNHYLAQALDEETQPEYPEAEVGWFSLSDLESMNLPPRIHELLMKHQSAIERTHHRYFSN, encoded by the coding sequence ATGGATTCGCGAAAGTACCCACCACGGCCCCTTCCGGGAGTTGGGGCGATTGTGGTTGGTTCCAACGGCATTCTACTTGTGAAACGAGACAAAGATCCCGGTGAGGGCCTCTGGAGTATCCCTGGTGGACTTATTGAACTGGGAGAAACCCAAGAGGATGCGGTGGTTCGCGAAGTTCTAGAGGAGACAGGTATACACGTGGAACTACTTGCGCTCCTGAGCACTGCAGACCTCATTATCCCTGACGGTGATGAAAACATCAAGTTTCACTATGTACTGAATCACTATCTCGCACAAGCCCTAGATGAAGAAACTCAGCCTGAATATCCTGAAGCTGAAGTCGGTTGGTTTTCCTTATCGGACTTGGAATCGATGAATTTACCTCCTAGGATTCATGAGCTACTCATGAAGCATCAGTCAGCTATTGAACGAACACATCATCGATATTTCTCAAATTGA